A DNA window from Actinokineospora baliensis contains the following coding sequences:
- the qcrB gene encoding cytochrome bc1 complex cytochrome b subunit → MSAITSPTKPTNAALRAAGGAAKWADDRFHPAGGLRKQLNKVFPTHWSFLLGEIALYSFIVLLLTGTYLALFFDPSMQEVVYQGSFANLRGLEMSRAYESTLIISFDVRGGLFARQMHHWAALLFMASIVTHMFRVFFTGAFRRPREVNWVIGVNLFLLGATEGFAGYSLPDDLLSGAGLRIMSGLLLSIPVLGTWVHWLLFGSEFPGEDIVPRLYTVHILLLPGILLALIGIHLALVWYQKHTQFPGVRRKETNVVGVRIMPVFAVKGGAFMAVVVGVTAALGGLFQINPIWNFGPFNAAHISAGTVPDWYMGWTDGLIRLWPAWEVYLGNYTIPAAFFPFMLGLPLLGGIATVYPWIERKFTKDYAHHNLLQRPRDVPVRTSLGVMAITYFMVSLLSAANDVLAEKFFISLNATTWMGRIGLLVLPPIAYFLTYRICLGLQRSDREVLEHGVETGIIKRLPHGEFIEIHQPLGPVDDHGHPLPLEYQGAPVPKKMNKLGSAGAPVQGSWLTPDPPEETAALARARAAEHAQLESGHSEDPPAKH, encoded by the coding sequence ATGAGCGCCATCACATCTCCCACCAAGCCCACCAACGCCGCCCTCCGCGCGGCCGGTGGGGCGGCGAAGTGGGCCGACGACCGGTTCCACCCGGCCGGTGGCCTGCGCAAACAGCTCAACAAGGTCTTCCCGACGCACTGGTCGTTCCTGCTCGGCGAGATCGCCCTCTACAGCTTCATCGTCCTGCTGCTGACCGGCACGTACCTGGCGCTGTTCTTCGACCCCTCCATGCAGGAGGTCGTCTACCAGGGGTCGTTCGCCAACCTGCGCGGCCTGGAGATGTCGCGGGCCTACGAGTCCACGCTGATCATCAGCTTCGACGTGCGCGGCGGCCTGTTCGCCAGGCAGATGCACCACTGGGCCGCGCTGCTGTTCATGGCCTCGATCGTCACCCACATGTTCCGGGTGTTCTTCACCGGCGCGTTCCGCCGCCCCCGTGAGGTCAACTGGGTCATCGGCGTCAACCTGTTCCTGCTCGGCGCCACCGAGGGCTTCGCGGGCTACTCGCTGCCCGACGACCTGCTCTCCGGCGCCGGTCTGCGGATCATGTCCGGCCTGCTGCTGTCCATCCCTGTGCTGGGCACCTGGGTGCACTGGCTGCTCTTCGGCAGCGAGTTCCCCGGCGAGGACATCGTGCCCCGGCTCTACACGGTGCACATCCTGCTGCTGCCCGGCATCCTGCTCGCGCTCATCGGCATCCACCTGGCGCTGGTCTGGTACCAGAAGCACACCCAGTTCCCCGGCGTGCGCCGCAAGGAGACCAACGTCGTCGGCGTGCGCATCATGCCGGTGTTCGCGGTCAAGGGCGGCGCGTTCATGGCCGTCGTCGTCGGCGTCACCGCCGCGCTGGGCGGTCTGTTCCAGATCAACCCGATCTGGAACTTCGGACCGTTCAACGCCGCGCACATCTCCGCGGGCACGGTGCCCGACTGGTACATGGGCTGGACCGACGGCCTCATCCGGTTGTGGCCCGCGTGGGAGGTCTACCTCGGGAACTACACGATCCCGGCGGCCTTCTTCCCGTTCATGCTCGGCCTGCCGCTGCTCGGCGGCATCGCGACGGTCTACCCGTGGATCGAGCGGAAGTTCACCAAGGACTACGCGCACCACAACCTGCTGCAGCGGCCCCGGGACGTGCCGGTCCGCACCAGCCTCGGCGTGATGGCGATCACCTACTTCATGGTGTCGCTGCTGTCGGCGGCCAACGACGTGCTGGCGGAGAAGTTCTTCATCTCGCTCAACGCCACCACCTGGATGGGCCGGATCGGGCTGCTCGTGCTGCCCCCGATCGCGTACTTCCTCACGTACCGGATCTGCCTGGGTCTGCAGCGCTCCGACCGCGAGGTGCTCGAGCACGGTGTCGAGACCGGCATCATCAAGCGCCTCCCGCACGGCGAGTTCATCGAGATCCACCAGCCGCTGGGCCCGGTGGACGACCACGGCCACCCGCTGCCGCTGGAGTACCAGGGCGCGCCGGTGCCGAAGAAGATGAACAAGCTCGGCTCCGCCGGTGCCCCGGTCCAGGGGTCCTGGCTGACCCCGGACCCGCCGGAGGAGACCGCGGCGCTGGCCAGGGCGCGGGCCGCCGAGCACGCGCAGCTGGAGTCGGGTCACAGCGAAGACCCGCCCGCGAAGCACTGA
- the asnB gene encoding asparagine synthase (glutamine-hydrolyzing), producing the protein MCGLLGLVCPSEMDAAAARSAVGAAMRCQRHRGPDESGTWTGGEVVFGFNRLSMIDIEHSHQPLPWGPPESPQRYTLLFNGEIYNYLELRAELAERHGARFVTDGDGETIVAAYHYWGEAAVTRLRGMFAFLIWDSQKQTLFGARDPFGIKPLFYASGPGGVAFSSEKKSVLELAPLIGARLELDRRSLQHYLTLQYVPEPASLHSAVHRIESGTCFTLVPGEEPVTKRYWQPRFSPTPVRGPADAEALYQRIADVMADSVRMHMRADVTVGSFLSGGIDSTAIAALAREHNPDLVTFTTGFERQGYSEVDVAAESAAAIGVKHVVRTVSPQEMMDALPLIVWYLDDPVADPALVPLWFIAREARKHVKVVLSGEGADELFGGYTIYREPLSLAPFERVPGSLRKFMGRVSAKIPEGTRGKDLLRRGSLSLEDRYYGNARIFRDDQLRGVLRTFDPGTSHRDITAPHYRESVSWDPVTRMQHVDLFTWLRGDILVKADKMTMANSLELRVPFLDPEVFRVAAEVPLEQKITKETTKFALRQALRKVVPAHVLNRRKLGFPVPIRLWLKDEMYDWARDIVMASQTDALIDKNAVMRLLEEHRAGTLDHSRRIWALLVFMLWHGIFIERRITPVIPEPHYPVKI; encoded by the coding sequence GTGTGCGGTCTGCTTGGCCTGGTCTGCCCTTCGGAGATGGACGCCGCCGCGGCGCGGTCGGCGGTGGGGGCGGCGATGCGCTGCCAGCGCCACCGCGGCCCGGATGAGAGTGGCACGTGGACCGGCGGTGAGGTCGTCTTCGGCTTCAACCGGCTGTCCATGATCGACATCGAGCACTCCCACCAGCCGCTGCCGTGGGGGCCGCCGGAGTCGCCGCAGCGGTACACGCTGCTGTTCAACGGCGAGATCTACAACTACCTGGAGCTGCGGGCCGAACTGGCCGAGCGGCACGGCGCCCGGTTCGTCACCGATGGTGACGGCGAGACGATCGTGGCGGCCTACCACTACTGGGGCGAGGCGGCCGTCACCCGGCTGCGGGGCATGTTCGCGTTCCTGATCTGGGACTCGCAGAAGCAGACCCTGTTCGGCGCCCGCGACCCGTTCGGCATCAAGCCGCTGTTCTACGCCAGCGGCCCCGGCGGGGTGGCGTTCTCGAGCGAGAAGAAGTCGGTCCTGGAGCTCGCGCCGCTGATCGGCGCGCGGCTGGAGCTCGACCGCCGCTCGCTGCAGCACTACCTGACGCTGCAGTACGTCCCGGAGCCCGCCAGCCTGCACTCGGCGGTTCACCGGATCGAGTCGGGTACCTGCTTCACCCTGGTCCCCGGCGAGGAGCCGGTCACCAAGCGCTACTGGCAGCCGAGGTTCTCGCCGACCCCGGTGCGCGGCCCGGCCGACGCCGAGGCGCTCTACCAGCGGATCGCCGACGTGATGGCCGACTCGGTCCGGATGCACATGCGCGCCGACGTCACCGTCGGCTCGTTCCTCTCCGGCGGCATCGACTCGACCGCGATCGCCGCGCTGGCCCGCGAGCACAACCCGGACCTGGTGACCTTCACCACCGGCTTCGAGCGCCAGGGCTACTCCGAAGTGGACGTCGCCGCGGAGTCGGCCGCCGCGATCGGGGTCAAGCACGTGGTCCGCACGGTGTCGCCGCAGGAGATGATGGACGCCCTGCCGCTGATCGTCTGGTACCTCGACGACCCGGTGGCCGACCCGGCGCTGGTGCCGCTGTGGTTCATCGCCCGCGAGGCCCGCAAGCACGTGAAGGTCGTGCTCTCCGGCGAGGGCGCCGACGAGCTGTTCGGCGGGTACACGATCTACCGCGAGCCGCTGTCGCTGGCGCCGTTCGAGCGGGTGCCGGGTTCCCTGCGCAAGTTCATGGGCCGGGTCTCCGCGAAGATCCCCGAGGGCACCCGCGGCAAGGACCTCCTGCGCCGAGGTTCCCTGTCCCTGGAGGACCGCTACTACGGCAACGCCCGAATCTTCCGCGACGACCAACTGCGCGGCGTCCTGCGCACGTTCGACCCGGGCACCAGCCACCGCGACATCACCGCCCCGCACTACCGCGAGTCGGTGTCCTGGGACCCGGTGACCCGGATGCAGCACGTGGACCTGTTCACCTGGCTGCGCGGCGACATCCTGGTCAAGGCGGACAAGATGACCATGGCGAACTCGCTGGAGCTGCGGGTGCCGTTCCTGGACCCGGAGGTCTTCCGCGTGGCGGCCGAGGTGCCGCTGGAGCAGAAGATCACCAAGGAGACCACCAAGTTCGCCCTCCGCCAGGCCCTCCGCAAGGTCGTCCCGGCGCACGTGCTCAACCGCCGCAAGCTCGGCTTCCCGGTGCCCATCCGACTCTGGCTCAAAGACGAGATGTACGACTGGGCCCGAGACATCGTGATGGCGTCCCAAACCGACGCCCTCATCGACAAGAACGCGGTCATGCGGCTGCTGGAGGAGCACCGGGCGGGCACCCTCGACCACAGTCGGCGGATCTGGGCCCTCCTCGTCTTCATGCTCTGGCACGGCATCTTCATCGAACGCCGGATCACCCCGGTCATCCCGGAACCGCACTACCCGGTCAAGATCTGA
- the ctaE gene encoding aa3-type cytochrome oxidase subunit III: protein MRPVTAAAPSIGQRVHSLNRPNMVSVGTIVWLSSELMFFAGLFAMFFTVKAQNSTGHWPPPLADGEPVHLDVPYALPFTIILVASSFTCQLGVFAAERGDVFGLRRWYIATLIMGAIFVGGQAYEYYNLINEGVTIPSGAFGTVFYLTTGFHGLHVIGGLIAFVYLLVRTKLSKFTPAQATSAIVVSYYWHFVDVVWIGLFAVIYLVP, encoded by the coding sequence ATGCGACCCGTGACTGCAGCAGCGCCCTCCATTGGCCAGCGTGTGCACTCGCTGAACCGGCCGAACATGGTCAGCGTCGGCACCATCGTCTGGTTGTCCAGCGAGCTGATGTTCTTCGCCGGGCTGTTCGCCATGTTCTTCACCGTCAAGGCGCAGAACAGCACCGGCCACTGGCCGCCGCCGCTGGCCGACGGCGAGCCCGTGCACCTGGACGTGCCCTACGCGCTGCCGTTCACGATCATCCTGGTGGCCTCGTCGTTCACCTGCCAGCTCGGCGTCTTCGCCGCCGAGCGCGGCGACGTGTTCGGCCTGCGCCGCTGGTACATCGCCACGCTGATCATGGGCGCGATCTTCGTCGGCGGTCAGGCCTACGAGTACTACAACCTGATCAACGAGGGCGTGACCATCCCGTCCGGGGCGTTCGGGACGGTCTTCTACCTCACCACCGGGTTCCACGGCCTGCACGTCATCGGCGGCCTCATCGCCTTCGTGTACCTGCTCGTGCGCACCAAGCTGAGCAAGTTCACCCCGGCGCAGGCGACCTCGGCGATCGTGGTCTCGTACTACTGGCACTTCGTCGACGTGGTCTGGATCGGCCTGTTCGCGGTCATCTACCTGGTCCCATGA
- a CDS encoding cytochrome c oxidase subunit 4 produces MKVEARLFDITTGFFFLSAIVYGVWSKEPVGTVGLILTGGLSLIVGTYFHFVARRLDQRPEDNPDAEVSDGAGELGFFSPGSYWPVALAASAALAGFAMAFWQIWLLVIAIVLILVAVGGLVFEYHTRPNATD; encoded by the coding sequence ATGAAGGTCGAAGCCCGGCTTTTCGACATCACCACCGGCTTCTTCTTCCTCTCGGCCATCGTCTACGGCGTGTGGTCCAAGGAGCCCGTCGGCACCGTCGGCCTGATCCTCACCGGCGGCCTCTCCCTCATCGTCGGCACCTACTTCCACTTCGTCGCCCGCCGCCTCGACCAGCGCCCGGAGGACAACCCGGACGCCGAGGTCAGCGACGGCGCTGGCGAACTCGGCTTCTTCAGCCCCGGCAGCTACTGGCCCGTCGCCCTGGCCGCCTCCGCCGCGCTGGCGGGCTTCGCCATGGCGTTCTGGCAGATCTGGCTCCTGGTCATCGCCATCGTCCTGATCCTCGTCGCCGTCGGCGGCCTGGTCTTCGAGTACCACACCCGCCCCAACGCGACGGACTGA
- the qcrC gene encoding cytochrome bc1 complex diheme cytochrome c subunit has translation MNKKLPRRGKLRRRVAGLLALGFALMSVGVLYSAFAPQPPVAEAQGDPALVREGERIYNTTCITCHGANLEGVADRGPSLIGVGEAATYFQTATGRMPAVRQEAQIERKPPKLDPHQIDAISAFVDSKGGGAKLPEEQGEALRGDNPARGGELFRLNCASCHNFTGRGGALSSGKFAPKLDGVTETEIYAAMLTGPQNMPKFSDRQLTPEEKKDIVAYVKSVTDGNNNPGGNPIGGLGPQSEGLIAFIVGIAALVGVTLWIGAKA, from the coding sequence ATGAACAAGAAACTGCCGCGCCGCGGCAAGCTCCGCAGGCGCGTGGCCGGTCTGCTGGCCCTCGGTTTCGCGCTGATGTCGGTCGGCGTCCTGTACTCCGCGTTCGCCCCCCAGCCACCGGTCGCCGAAGCGCAGGGCGACCCGGCGCTGGTGCGCGAGGGCGAGCGGATCTACAACACCACCTGCATCACCTGCCACGGCGCCAACCTCGAGGGCGTTGCCGACCGCGGCCCCAGCCTGATCGGCGTCGGCGAGGCGGCCACCTACTTCCAGACCGCCACCGGCCGGATGCCCGCGGTGCGCCAGGAAGCCCAGATCGAGCGCAAGCCCCCGAAGCTCGACCCGCACCAGATCGACGCCATCAGCGCGTTCGTCGACTCCAAGGGCGGCGGCGCCAAGCTGCCGGAGGAGCAGGGCGAGGCGCTGCGCGGCGACAACCCGGCCCGCGGCGGCGAGCTGTTCCGGCTCAACTGCGCGTCCTGCCACAACTTCACCGGCCGCGGCGGCGCGCTGTCCTCGGGCAAGTTCGCGCCCAAGCTGGACGGCGTCACCGAGACCGAGATCTACGCGGCGATGCTCACCGGCCCGCAGAACATGCCCAAGTTCTCCGACCGGCAGCTCACGCCGGAGGAGAAGAAGGACATCGTCGCCTACGTCAAGTCGGTCACCGACGGCAACAACAACCCCGGCGGCAACCCGATCGGTGGACTCGGGCCGCAGTCCGAGGGTCTGATCGCATTCATCGTGGGGATCGCCGCGCTGGTCGGCGTGACCCTCTGGATTGGGGCTAAAGCATGA
- a CDS encoding DUF6461 domain-containing protein, whose protein sequence is MRRYRWADEDADLAWTVAVTSGRSVGQVVRAYGGDTLVGRLSFAEAAVGPGELGAVSLLRVQEVGEHVVVVENNGWRGKAAGVAERASAGNGTFLSVFWNLNANYKVTQAADGQLTASFDPLTVQHPAPPGEVYPPWITDVVFTDGALHAELLAVLEHETGLAFDPAWLDTAWPTYRALA, encoded by the coding sequence GTGCGCCGATACCGGTGGGCCGACGAGGATGCTGATCTGGCGTGGACCGTGGCTGTCACCAGTGGGCGGTCGGTCGGCCAGGTTGTGCGGGCCTATGGGGGCGACACACTGGTGGGGCGGCTGTCGTTCGCTGAGGCGGCGGTGGGGCCGGGCGAACTGGGGGCGGTGTCTCTCCTGCGGGTGCAGGAAGTCGGCGAGCACGTCGTGGTTGTGGAGAACAACGGTTGGCGGGGCAAAGCGGCCGGGGTCGCTGAACGGGCCTCAGCGGGGAACGGCACCTTCCTCAGCGTCTTCTGGAACCTGAACGCGAACTACAAGGTCACCCAAGCCGCCGATGGGCAGCTGACGGCCTCGTTCGACCCGTTGACGGTCCAACACCCCGCACCTCCCGGGGAGGTCTACCCCCCTTGGATCACCGACGTCGTGTTCACCGACGGTGCTCTGCACGCCGAGCTGCTCGCGGTGCTCGAACACGAGACCGGTCTGGCGTTCGACCCGGCGTGGCTGGACACAGCGTGGCCGACCTACCGGGCGCTCGCCTAG
- the qcrA gene encoding cytochrome bc1 complex Rieske iron-sulfur subunit, producing the protein MSSTNPQQLPSEEELAGMSREELVKLGGKLDDVEIIEYPDPWPVKGTRAEKRAERLVAMWFLLAAVGGLAFAGVFLFWPSAYTAPDTDGYFMYSLYTPLLGASLGLSVVSVGLGTLLYTKKFIPHEIAVQQRHEGSSSELDKATILAHLADAGTRNGIARRSLIKRTAGLGAGAMGLGVGVFALGGLVRDPWAQTDSPNSLWHTGWKSDNGERVFLRRATGDPEEVVLVKPSDLDAGAMETVFPFRESERKDHEALSKALKRSDNPVMIIRLRPEDAAKVIKHQGQEDFNYGDYYAYTKICSHLGCPTSLYEQRTNRILCPCHQSQFNALEYAKPIFGPATRKLAQLPIAVDEETGYLYARSDFIEPVGPAFWERKS; encoded by the coding sequence ATGAGTTCCACCAACCCCCAGCAGCTGCCGAGCGAGGAGGAACTCGCGGGGATGTCCCGCGAGGAGCTGGTCAAGCTCGGCGGCAAGCTCGACGACGTCGAGATCATCGAGTACCCGGACCCGTGGCCGGTCAAGGGCACCCGCGCCGAGAAGCGCGCCGAGCGCCTGGTCGCGATGTGGTTCCTGCTCGCCGCCGTCGGTGGGCTCGCCTTCGCCGGGGTGTTCCTGTTCTGGCCGTCGGCCTACACCGCCCCGGACACCGACGGGTACTTCATGTACTCGCTCTACACCCCGCTGCTGGGCGCGTCGCTCGGCCTGTCGGTCGTCTCCGTCGGCCTGGGCACCCTGCTCTACACGAAGAAGTTCATCCCGCACGAGATCGCCGTGCAGCAGCGCCACGAGGGCAGCTCCAGCGAGCTGGACAAGGCCACCATCCTGGCCCACCTCGCCGACGCGGGCACCCGCAACGGCATCGCCCGCCGCTCGCTGATCAAGCGGACCGCGGGCCTGGGCGCCGGTGCGATGGGCCTCGGGGTCGGCGTGTTCGCCCTCGGCGGCCTGGTGCGCGACCCGTGGGCGCAGACCGACTCGCCGAACTCGCTGTGGCACACCGGCTGGAAGTCCGACAACGGCGAGCGCGTCTTCCTGCGCCGGGCCACCGGTGACCCGGAGGAGGTCGTGCTGGTCAAGCCCTCCGACCTGGACGCGGGCGCGATGGAGACGGTCTTCCCGTTCCGCGAGTCCGAGCGCAAGGACCACGAGGCGCTGTCCAAGGCCCTCAAGCGCTCCGACAACCCTGTCATGATCATCCGCCTGCGCCCGGAGGACGCGGCCAAGGTGATCAAGCACCAGGGCCAGGAGGACTTCAACTACGGCGACTACTACGCGTACACGAAGATCTGCAGCCACCTCGGCTGCCCCACCTCGCTCTACGAGCAGCGGACCAACCGGATCCTCTGCCCGTGCCACCAGTCGCAGTTCAACGCGCTGGAGTACGCCAAGCCCATCTTCGGTCCGGCGACCCGCAAGCTGGCCCAGCTCCCCATCGCGGTCGACGAGGAGACGGGTTACCTTTACGCCAGGAGCGATTTCATCGAGCCGGTTGGGCCCGCCTTCTGGGAGCGGAAGTCATGA
- the trpD gene encoding anthranilate phosphoribosyltransferase, with product MAERTWKSLLNHLVDGGDLTAADTSWAMNEIMSGAATPAQIAAFAVGLRAKGETAAEIGGLAEGMMANARLVELDRPAVDVVGTGGDQAHTVNISTMTSVVTAATGAPVVKHGNRAASSKCGTADVLEELGVVIDLSPEGVATCAREVGIAFCFAPAFHPALRHAGPVRSQIGIPTAFNVLGPLTNPAQPRAGLVGCANLRLAPVVAEVFASRDASVLVVRGDDNLDEITTTTTTSVWVVSGGTVSKQTFDPTRLGVPVSVPEDLRGGDAPFNAQVVRDLLGGKRGPVRDAVVLNAAGAIAAFRGLSGDLYADFEAGLGAAAEAIDNGSAERLLDRWIERSRELA from the coding sequence GTGGCCGAGCGCACCTGGAAGTCGCTGCTCAACCACCTGGTCGACGGCGGTGACCTGACCGCGGCGGACACGTCGTGGGCCATGAACGAGATCATGTCCGGTGCCGCGACGCCCGCCCAGATCGCCGCGTTCGCCGTGGGGCTGCGCGCCAAGGGCGAGACCGCGGCCGAGATCGGCGGCCTCGCCGAGGGCATGATGGCCAACGCCCGCCTGGTCGAGCTCGACCGGCCCGCCGTGGACGTCGTGGGCACCGGCGGCGACCAGGCGCACACGGTCAACATCTCCACGATGACCTCTGTGGTCACCGCCGCGACGGGCGCCCCGGTCGTCAAGCACGGTAACCGCGCCGCCTCGTCGAAGTGCGGCACCGCCGATGTCCTCGAAGAACTCGGCGTGGTGATCGACCTCTCCCCGGAGGGCGTGGCCACCTGCGCGCGCGAGGTGGGCATCGCGTTCTGCTTCGCCCCCGCGTTCCACCCGGCGCTGCGGCACGCGGGCCCGGTCCGCAGCCAGATCGGCATCCCCACGGCGTTCAACGTGTTGGGCCCGTTGACGAACCCGGCCCAGCCCCGCGCGGGCCTGGTGGGCTGCGCCAACTTACGCCTCGCGCCGGTCGTGGCCGAGGTCTTCGCCTCCCGCGACGCGTCTGTCCTGGTGGTCCGCGGCGACGACAACCTCGACGAGATCACCACCACGACGACGACATCCGTGTGGGTCGTCTCGGGTGGGACTGTGTCCAAGCAGACCTTCGACCCGACCCGCCTCGGGGTCCCGGTGTCGGTGCCGGAGGACCTGCGTGGCGGTGACGCGCCGTTCAACGCCCAGGTGGTCCGGGATCTGCTGGGCGGCAAGCGCGGGCCTGTGCGGGACGCTGTGGTGCTGAACGCGGCTGGGGCGATCGCGGCGTTCCGGGGGTTGTCGGGGGATCTGTACGCGGACTTCGAGGCGGGACTCGGGGCGGCGGCGGAGGCGATCGACAACGGGTCGGCGGAGCGGTTGCTGGACCGCTGGATCGAACGGTCGCGGGAACTGGCTTAG
- the ctaC gene encoding aa3-type cytochrome oxidase subunit II: MGTPQATGGRAPVGRLSKVAGLVALVVLGASGCSTDEVLRFGWPEGITPQAERMREFWTWSVVAALIIGVITWALILWPVVAHRKRGETLPKQFQYNHFLEWIYTGIPVVIVVVLFYFTATTQNYIQTETDEPDVTVDVLAFQWNWEFDYKNYKNTKGALDVPAAPGDTTVRTIGSSVEIPLLVLPTERTIQYNLKSRDVIHAFFVPEFLFKRDVFPHPEKNNQDSTFQNRIDKTGSFVGRCAELCGTYHSGMNFEVRAITPAQFDQYMGLRVKTNPKTGKPYTAAEALTEMNCGELCSPVAVTTKPFNTDRTARTATN, from the coding sequence GTGGGCACACCCCAGGCCACAGGCGGCCGTGCGCCGGTCGGCAGGCTGAGCAAGGTCGCCGGTCTCGTCGCGCTCGTCGTCCTCGGTGCGTCGGGCTGCTCCACCGACGAGGTGCTGCGGTTCGGCTGGCCCGAGGGCATCACCCCGCAGGCAGAGCGGATGCGCGAGTTCTGGACCTGGTCGGTGGTGGCCGCGCTGATCATCGGCGTCATCACCTGGGCGCTCATCCTGTGGCCGGTGGTCGCCCACCGCAAGCGCGGGGAGACGCTGCCCAAGCAGTTCCAGTACAACCACTTCCTGGAGTGGATCTACACCGGCATCCCGGTCGTGATCGTGGTCGTGCTGTTCTACTTCACCGCCACCACCCAGAACTACATCCAGACCGAGACCGACGAGCCGGACGTCACCGTCGACGTGCTCGCGTTCCAGTGGAACTGGGAGTTCGACTACAAGAACTACAAGAACACCAAGGGCGCCCTCGACGTGCCCGCCGCGCCGGGTGACACGACGGTGCGCACCATCGGCAGCTCGGTGGAGATCCCGCTGCTGGTGCTGCCCACCGAGCGCACCATCCAGTACAACCTCAAGTCGCGCGACGTGATCCACGCGTTCTTCGTCCCCGAGTTCCTCTTCAAGCGCGACGTGTTCCCGCACCCGGAGAAGAACAACCAGGACTCGACGTTCCAGAACCGGATCGACAAGACCGGCTCGTTCGTCGGCCGCTGCGCCGAGCTGTGCGGCACCTACCACTCGGGGATGAACTTCGAGGTCCGCGCGATCACGCCGGCCCAGTTCGACCAGTACATGGGCCTGCGGGTGAAGACCAACCCGAAGACCGGCAAGCCGTACACGGCAGCCGAGGCGCTCACCGAGATGAACTGCGGCGAGCTGTGCTCCCCGGTCGCGGTGACCACCAAGCCGTTCAACACCGACCGCACGGCCCGCACGGCCACGAACTAG